One part of the Eleginops maclovinus isolate JMC-PN-2008 ecotype Puerto Natales chromosome 14, JC_Emac_rtc_rv5, whole genome shotgun sequence genome encodes these proteins:
- the acap1 gene encoding arf-GAP with coiled-coil, ANK repeat and PH domain-containing protein 1 isoform X1, translating into MTVKLDFEECLKDSPRFRAEIEVVQNDVSELETRLEKLVKQCQAMLEAGRVYCQTSKSFVNGLRELGQQCSGEKTMEECLDKFSKKLSIILDAQGEVIETTQKTVKTKLQNFVKEDVRRFKEVRKEFERGSECLEAALVRNVQAPRGKPHEVEEASNALLNARRTFRSEALDYVLEINVIEAKKKTDILMAMLSLMEAQAQLFQHGHQSLSEMDEYRRKLNEEHTQFVLNSAREKRDMEQRHAAIKKKDVSYDDSIMDFKPDAANGIAMEGYLYKRASNAFKTWSRRWFSIQKNQLVYQKKFKEQPTAVVEDLRLCTVKPSSENERRFCFEVVSPSKSCLLQADSERQQQAWISAVQNSIASAFQEHREDTHSPRQRCSSVSASNLIGGGGGGEQENKVCKALEEIQAIPGNKQCCDCGEPGPDWASINLGITLCIVCSGIHRSLGVHFSKVRSLTLDSWEPELIKLMCELGNSVINRIYEARIDEITIKKPHPTSPRGDKESWIRSKYVEKKFIQKLPETGRTALQRRNRALTQERNTQRPPLKPKPNRATLPRLPAMSPTDVVQKNNTNKDVEEEEEDLSGLHPGALLYRSAALQNFPVMADALAHGADVNWVNMAEESSTPLIQAVSANALAACEFLLQNGANVNQADSNGRGPLHHATILGHTGLVCLFLKRGADYNARDKKQKDPISIAVDTANADIVTLLRIAKMNKEMREMDGAFGQSGDETYQDIFRDFSHMASNNPEKLKRRSADPKS; encoded by the exons ATGACAGTCAAGCTGGACTTTGAGGAGTGTTTGAAAGACTCCCCTCGCTTCAG aGCTGAAATTGAAGTGGTCCAAAACGATGTGAGTGAACTCGAGACACGATTGGAAAAG CTTGTGAAACAATGCCAGGCGATGCTGGAGGCAGGCAGAGTCTACTGCCAGACCAGCAAGAGCTTCGTCAACGGCCTCCGTGAGCTTGGACAGCAGTGCTCCGGGGAGAAGACGATGGAG GAGTGTTTGGACAAATTTTCCAAAAAGCTGTCTATCATCTTGGACGCACAGGGg GAAGTGATTGAGACCACACAGAAGACGGTCAAGACAAAGCTGCAGAACTTTGTCAAAGA GGATGTTCGTCGCTTTAAGGAGGTACGCAAGGAGTTTGAGCGCGGCAGTGAATGCCTGGAGGCGGCGCTGGTGAGGAACGTTCAGGCTCCACGGGGGAAACCTCATGAAGTGGAGGAGGCTAGCAACGCTCTGCTGAATGCACGCAGGACCTTTAGGTCTGAGGCCCTGGATTACGTCTTGGAG ATTAACGTCATTGAGGccaagaagaagacagacatcCTGATGGCA ATGTTGTCACTGATGGAGGCCCAGGCTCAGCTCTTCCAACATGGGCACCAGTCTCTCTCAGAAATGGACGAGTATAGACGAAAACTCAATGAAGAG CACACTCAGTTTGTCCTCAACTCAGCCCGGGAGAAGAGGGACATGGAGCAAAGACATGCAGCAATCAAGAAAAAG GATGTGTCTTATGATGACTCCATCATGGATTTCAAACCCGACGCAGCTAATGGGATCGCCATGGAGGGATACCTCTATAAAAGAGCCAGCAACGCCTTCAAGACCTGGAGCAG GCGTTGGTTTTCCATTCAAAAAAATCAGCTGGTGTATCAGAAGAAATTCAAG GAGCAGCCTACAGCTGTGGTGGAGGACCTGCGTCTTTGCACGGTCAAGCCCAGCTCTGAAAACGAGAGGCGGTTCTGCTTTGAAGTGGTCTCCCCGTCAaa gagttgTTTGTTGCAGGCAGACTCGGAAAGGCAGCAGCAGGCGTGGATCAGTGCCGTTCAAAACAGCATCGCATCGGCCTTTCAGGAGCACagggaggacacacacagccca agACAGCGCTGCAGCTCAGTGTCAGCCAGCAATTTGAtaggaggtgggggaggaggggaacaGGAGAATAAGGTCTGTAAGGCGCTGGAGGAGATCCAGGCGATCCCAGGGAACAAGCAGTGCTGCGACTGCGGAGAGCCCGGTCCTGATTGGGCCTCCATCAACCTGGGCATCACGCTCTGCATCGTGTGCTCAGGaatacacag GAGCCTGGGAGTCCATTTTTCCAAAGTACGCTCCCTCACACTGGACTCCTGGGAGCCAGAGCTTATTAAG TTGATGTGTGAATTAGGAAACTCGGTAATCAACAGGATCTACGAAGCCCGGATTGATGAGATCACCATCAAGAAGCCCCACCCCACCAGTCCCAG AGGAGACAAGGAGTCATGGATCCGGTCAAAGTACGTCGAAAAGAAGTTCATCCAAAAGCTGCCCGAGACCGGCAGGACCGCCCTACAGAGGAGGAATCGAGCGCTCACACAGGAGAGGAACACACAGCGGCCGCCGCTCAAACCCAAGCCGAACCGAGCCACGCTGCCTCGACTCCCAG CAATGAGCCCCACTGACGTTGTCCAGAAGAACAATACCAACAAAG atgtggaggaggaagaggaggatctGAGCGGGCTGCACCCCGGGGCGCTGCTGTACCGCTCGGCAGCTCTGCAGAACTTCCCCGTCATGGCGGACGCTCTGGCCCACGGAGCCGACGTCAACTGGGTCAACATGGCCGAGGAGTCCAGCACGCCTCTGATACAGGCCGTCTCAGCG AATGCCCTGGCAGCCTGTGAGTTCCTGCTGCAGAACGGTGCCAACGTCAACCAGGCAGACAGCAACGGGAGAGGACCGCTGCACCACGCCACCATCCTGGGTCACACCGG GTTGGTTTGTCTCTTCTTGAAGCGAGGAGCAGACTACAACGCCCGAGACAAGAAACAGAAAGACCCCATATCTATCGCCGTGGACACCGCCAACGCTGACATCGTCACTTT GCTGCGGATCGCCAAAATGAACAAGGAGATGCGGGAGATGGACGGAGCGTTTGGCCAATCAG GTGATGAAACCTACCAGGATATATTCAGGGACTTCTCACACATGGCATCGAACAACCCCGAGAAGCTCAAACGCCGCAGTGCGGATCCCAAATCCTAA
- the acap1 gene encoding arf-GAP with coiled-coil, ANK repeat and PH domain-containing protein 1 isoform X2, producing MTVKLDFEECLKDSPRFRAEIEVVQNDVSELETRLEKLVKQCQAMLEAGRVYCQTSKSFVNGLRELGQQCSGEKTMEECLDKFSKKLSIILDAQGEVIETTQKTVKTKLQNFVKEDVRRFKEVRKEFERGSECLEAALVRNVQAPRGKPHEVEEASNALLNARRTFRSEALDYVLEINVIEAKKKTDILMAMLSLMEAQAQLFQHGHQSLSEMDEYRRKLNEEHTQFVLNSAREKRDMEQRHAAIKKKDVSYDDSIMDFKPDAANGIAMEGYLYKRASNAFKTWSRRWFSIQKNQLVYQKKFKEQPTAVVEDLRLCTVKPSSENERRFCFEVVSPSKSCLLQADSERQQQAWISAVQNSIASAFQEHREDTHSPRCSSVSASNLIGGGGGGEQENKVCKALEEIQAIPGNKQCCDCGEPGPDWASINLGITLCIVCSGIHRSLGVHFSKVRSLTLDSWEPELIKLMCELGNSVINRIYEARIDEITIKKPHPTSPRGDKESWIRSKYVEKKFIQKLPETGRTALQRRNRALTQERNTQRPPLKPKPNRATLPRLPAMSPTDVVQKNNTNKDVEEEEEDLSGLHPGALLYRSAALQNFPVMADALAHGADVNWVNMAEESSTPLIQAVSANALAACEFLLQNGANVNQADSNGRGPLHHATILGHTGLVCLFLKRGADYNARDKKQKDPISIAVDTANADIVTLLRIAKMNKEMREMDGAFGQSGDETYQDIFRDFSHMASNNPEKLKRRSADPKS from the exons ATGACAGTCAAGCTGGACTTTGAGGAGTGTTTGAAAGACTCCCCTCGCTTCAG aGCTGAAATTGAAGTGGTCCAAAACGATGTGAGTGAACTCGAGACACGATTGGAAAAG CTTGTGAAACAATGCCAGGCGATGCTGGAGGCAGGCAGAGTCTACTGCCAGACCAGCAAGAGCTTCGTCAACGGCCTCCGTGAGCTTGGACAGCAGTGCTCCGGGGAGAAGACGATGGAG GAGTGTTTGGACAAATTTTCCAAAAAGCTGTCTATCATCTTGGACGCACAGGGg GAAGTGATTGAGACCACACAGAAGACGGTCAAGACAAAGCTGCAGAACTTTGTCAAAGA GGATGTTCGTCGCTTTAAGGAGGTACGCAAGGAGTTTGAGCGCGGCAGTGAATGCCTGGAGGCGGCGCTGGTGAGGAACGTTCAGGCTCCACGGGGGAAACCTCATGAAGTGGAGGAGGCTAGCAACGCTCTGCTGAATGCACGCAGGACCTTTAGGTCTGAGGCCCTGGATTACGTCTTGGAG ATTAACGTCATTGAGGccaagaagaagacagacatcCTGATGGCA ATGTTGTCACTGATGGAGGCCCAGGCTCAGCTCTTCCAACATGGGCACCAGTCTCTCTCAGAAATGGACGAGTATAGACGAAAACTCAATGAAGAG CACACTCAGTTTGTCCTCAACTCAGCCCGGGAGAAGAGGGACATGGAGCAAAGACATGCAGCAATCAAGAAAAAG GATGTGTCTTATGATGACTCCATCATGGATTTCAAACCCGACGCAGCTAATGGGATCGCCATGGAGGGATACCTCTATAAAAGAGCCAGCAACGCCTTCAAGACCTGGAGCAG GCGTTGGTTTTCCATTCAAAAAAATCAGCTGGTGTATCAGAAGAAATTCAAG GAGCAGCCTACAGCTGTGGTGGAGGACCTGCGTCTTTGCACGGTCAAGCCCAGCTCTGAAAACGAGAGGCGGTTCTGCTTTGAAGTGGTCTCCCCGTCAaa gagttgTTTGTTGCAGGCAGACTCGGAAAGGCAGCAGCAGGCGTGGATCAGTGCCGTTCAAAACAGCATCGCATCGGCCTTTCAGGAGCACagggaggacacacacagccca CGCTGCAGCTCAGTGTCAGCCAGCAATTTGAtaggaggtgggggaggaggggaacaGGAGAATAAGGTCTGTAAGGCGCTGGAGGAGATCCAGGCGATCCCAGGGAACAAGCAGTGCTGCGACTGCGGAGAGCCCGGTCCTGATTGGGCCTCCATCAACCTGGGCATCACGCTCTGCATCGTGTGCTCAGGaatacacag GAGCCTGGGAGTCCATTTTTCCAAAGTACGCTCCCTCACACTGGACTCCTGGGAGCCAGAGCTTATTAAG TTGATGTGTGAATTAGGAAACTCGGTAATCAACAGGATCTACGAAGCCCGGATTGATGAGATCACCATCAAGAAGCCCCACCCCACCAGTCCCAG AGGAGACAAGGAGTCATGGATCCGGTCAAAGTACGTCGAAAAGAAGTTCATCCAAAAGCTGCCCGAGACCGGCAGGACCGCCCTACAGAGGAGGAATCGAGCGCTCACACAGGAGAGGAACACACAGCGGCCGCCGCTCAAACCCAAGCCGAACCGAGCCACGCTGCCTCGACTCCCAG CAATGAGCCCCACTGACGTTGTCCAGAAGAACAATACCAACAAAG atgtggaggaggaagaggaggatctGAGCGGGCTGCACCCCGGGGCGCTGCTGTACCGCTCGGCAGCTCTGCAGAACTTCCCCGTCATGGCGGACGCTCTGGCCCACGGAGCCGACGTCAACTGGGTCAACATGGCCGAGGAGTCCAGCACGCCTCTGATACAGGCCGTCTCAGCG AATGCCCTGGCAGCCTGTGAGTTCCTGCTGCAGAACGGTGCCAACGTCAACCAGGCAGACAGCAACGGGAGAGGACCGCTGCACCACGCCACCATCCTGGGTCACACCGG GTTGGTTTGTCTCTTCTTGAAGCGAGGAGCAGACTACAACGCCCGAGACAAGAAACAGAAAGACCCCATATCTATCGCCGTGGACACCGCCAACGCTGACATCGTCACTTT GCTGCGGATCGCCAAAATGAACAAGGAGATGCGGGAGATGGACGGAGCGTTTGGCCAATCAG GTGATGAAACCTACCAGGATATATTCAGGGACTTCTCACACATGGCATCGAACAACCCCGAGAAGCTCAAACGCCGCAGTGCGGATCCCAAATCCTAA
- the slc16a13 gene encoding monocarboxylate transporter 13: MTKLRPKARSQGDGAEGPDGGWGWVLVGALFVSTSLVFGLMRSLGIFFVEFVQYFEESAQAISWISSTGLAAQQFFSPLGAALCNAYDTRWIVMTGGCLAGLGLILASQATCLVHLYLTMGVISGLGWGLVFTPMVATVMANFTRRRTLALGLAFSSIGLSSFAFNPLFQLLVEMYTWRGALLILGGLSFNILPCGALIRPQRRSKAPAKVVSESRVSCGSFLQRASSYLELPLLFERPYITYTLAISLLNVGYFVPYFHLVAHSRQVGFSEYQAAFVMSAAGATDILGRIASGWFSDLGHFRLIHLLSMWTTLAGLFIMLLPVSSLSGSYAALMVISLLYGFCSGALTSLVFAVVPMIVGVERMMGALGLLQLIESGAGLLGAPLSGLLKDITGNYTASFMVAGGFVVLGTLTMVTLPHYFSHKDPPSPQRRSPDDTEEGSPAELEQIHSLPSHTNDLTGEVTNKRLPEDTFS, encoded by the exons ATGACCAAGCTGAGGCCCAAAGCAAGGAGCCAGGGCGATGGCGCAGAGGGCCCGGATGGCGGCTGGGGCTGGGTGCTGGTGGGCGCGCTGTTCGTCAGCACCAGCCTCGTGTTCGGCCTGATGAGGAGCTTGGGGATATTTTTCGTGGAGTTTGTACAATACTTTGAGGAGAGCGCTCAGGCCATCTCCTGGATCTCTTCCACCGGCCTGGCAGCTCAGCAGTTCTTCA gtcCTCTGGGTGCAGCGCTGTGTAATGCATATGACACCCGGTGGATTGTGATGACAGGGGGCTGCCTGGCTGGACTCGGCCTCATTTTGGCCTCGCAGGCCACCTGTCTAGTTCACCTCTACCTCACTATGGGAGTCATTTCAG GTCTGGGCTGGGGGCTGGTCTTCACTCCCATGGTGGCTACAGTCATGGCTAACTTCACCCGCCGGCGCACCTTGGCATTGGGGCTGGCGTTCTCGAGCATCGGCCTGTCCTCCTTCGCCTTCAACCCGCTCTtccagctgctggtggagaTGTACACCTGGCGAGGGGCCCTCCTGATCCTGGGGGGCCTCAGCTTCAACATCCTGCCATGTGGGGCTCTCATCCGTCCACAGAGACGCTCTAAAGCACCAGCAAAG GTGGTTTCAGAGAGCAGAGTATCCTGTGGTTCTTTCCTGCAGAGAGCGTCCTCCTACCTGGAGCTGCCGCTGCTCTTCGAGCGGCCGTACATCACCTACACGCTGGCCATCAGTCTTTTAAATGTCGGCTACTTTGTCCCGTATTTCCACCTGGTCGCCCACAGTCGCCAGGTCGGCTTCTCGGAGTACCAAGCTGCTTTCGTCATGTCTGCCGCCGGTGCTACGGACATCCTGGGTCGCATAGCGTCGGGCTGGTTCTCAGACCTGGGTCACTTCCGGCTGATTCATTTACTGAGCATGTGGACCACGCTGGCGGGGTTGTTCATCATGCTGCTTCCCGTGAGCTCCTTGTCCGGATCCTACGCCGCTCTGATGGTGATCAGCCTCCTCTACGGCTTCTGCTCCGGGGCGCTGACATCTCTGGTGTTTGCGGTGGTGCCTATGATTGTGGGCGTGGAGCGCATGATGGGGGCCCTCGGGCTGCTGCAGCTTATCGAGAGCGGCGCGGGACTGCTGGGGGCCCCACTATCAG GGTTACTCAAGGACATCACCGGCAACTACACCGCGTCCTTCATGGTAGCGGGAGGTTTCGTTGTTCTCGGTACTCTGACCATGGTCACCCTGCCTCACTACTTCTCCCACAAGGATCCCCCATCTCCCCAAAGACGCTCACCCGACGACACAGAGGAGGGTTCACCTGCAGAGCTGGAACAGATTCATAGTCTGCCTTCACACACCAATGATCTGACGGGTGAAGTAACCAATAAGCGCCTTCCTGAAGACACGTTTAGTTAA